One Alcaligenes ammonioxydans DNA segment encodes these proteins:
- a CDS encoding TIGR03364 family FAD-dependent oxidoreductase: MSTQHYDVIVVGGGILGMAHAWAAARRKLRVAVLERSHQAQGATIRNFGQVLVTGQAPGIMMELARQSRGLWLELAAQAGFHVRSNGSLVLARNHLELELLEDFAQGRAKDEGVACQMLSGKELAALFEGRLGHHHGALQGLDDLQIYSRDALPAITSSLQAMGVDVYTQAHVHYAQAGQVHSSVGDFTANSIFVCPGHDYSSLHRELLETVKPSVTRLQMLKVRAQDAGWALDRPLLTGLSCLHYGAFSDLPLAATLREQVQQRHGVLLEQGIHLLMSPTPQGDLIIGDSHDYGQQASPFNQEETDQYLLALAETVLGCPVQVLQRWQGVYGAKGPAPFSVLQADGSTLVTVMHTGLGMTTGLAIGERNIAARYD, from the coding sequence ATGAGCACACAACACTACGACGTGATCGTGGTGGGGGGCGGCATCCTGGGCATGGCACATGCCTGGGCGGCTGCCCGCCGCAAGCTACGGGTGGCTGTGCTTGAGCGCAGTCATCAGGCCCAAGGCGCCACCATACGTAATTTCGGTCAGGTCCTGGTCACCGGCCAGGCTCCGGGCATCATGATGGAACTGGCTCGCCAAAGCCGCGGACTGTGGCTGGAACTGGCCGCGCAAGCGGGCTTTCATGTGCGCAGCAATGGTTCGCTGGTACTGGCGCGCAATCATCTGGAACTGGAACTGCTGGAAGACTTCGCTCAAGGCCGTGCCAAGGATGAAGGTGTGGCATGCCAGATGTTGAGCGGCAAGGAACTGGCCGCCTTGTTTGAAGGCCGCTTGGGGCATCACCACGGTGCGCTGCAAGGTCTGGACGATTTGCAGATTTACTCGCGCGACGCCCTGCCCGCCATTACCAGCAGCCTGCAGGCCATGGGCGTCGATGTGTATACCCAAGCACATGTGCATTATGCCCAAGCGGGTCAGGTACACAGCAGCGTGGGCGACTTCACGGCCAACAGCATTTTTGTGTGCCCAGGCCATGACTACAGCAGCCTGCATCGCGAACTGCTGGAGACCGTCAAACCCTCGGTGACCCGTCTGCAAATGCTGAAAGTGCGTGCACAAGACGCGGGCTGGGCCTTGGACCGACCCTTGCTGACAGGTTTGTCCTGCCTGCACTATGGTGCCTTCAGCGACCTGCCTCTGGCAGCCACACTGCGCGAGCAGGTACAGCAACGCCACGGCGTGCTCTTGGAGCAAGGCATTCATTTGCTGATGAGCCCAACCCCTCAGGGCGACCTGATCATTGGGGATTCGCACGACTACGGCCAGCAAGCCAGTCCCTTCAACCAGGAAGAAACAGACCAGTACCTGCTGGCTCTGGCTGAAACGGTGCTGGGATGCCCGGTTCAGGTGCTTCAACGCTGGCAGGGGGTGTACGGTGCAAAAGGACCGGCTCCGTTTTCCGTCTTGCAGGCCGATGGCAGCACACTAGTGACGGTCATGCACACCGGCTTGGGCATGACCACAGGTCTGGCAATCGGCGAACGCAATATCGCCGCTCGCTACGATTGA
- a CDS encoding pirin family protein: protein MVELLIPQRQHSIGAFEVGRVLPFRQRRMVGPFIFFDRMGPQALTAPVGTENDVLPHPHIGLSTVTYLFEGAMTHRDSLGVEQDITPGALNWMTAGSGISHSERFEPMRAQGGRMDGIQVWVALPEHKEEQNPDFVHYEAEQLPLIKDTGLEGRLIAGSALGLCSPASVASPLFYMELRVQAGQSVPLPTGHDERAIYICAGGLEIGSQRYPAGQMLVFAKGDSPRILAEQSSHLMLLGGEPLGPRHIWWNFVSSRKDRIEQAKDDWLNGRIRLPPLDDEQFIPLPAV from the coding sequence ATGGTCGAGCTGCTGATTCCACAACGCCAGCACAGTATTGGTGCATTTGAGGTGGGGCGCGTTTTGCCCTTTCGCCAACGGCGTATGGTGGGGCCCTTTATCTTCTTTGATCGCATGGGGCCGCAGGCGTTGACGGCACCGGTAGGGACGGAGAATGATGTGCTCCCACACCCGCATATCGGCCTGTCTACCGTGACCTATTTGTTTGAAGGGGCCATGACGCACCGCGACAGTCTGGGCGTGGAGCAGGACATTACACCGGGTGCGCTCAATTGGATGACCGCGGGTTCAGGCATCAGCCATTCCGAGCGCTTTGAACCCATGCGCGCGCAAGGGGGGCGCATGGATGGTATCCAGGTCTGGGTGGCCTTGCCGGAACACAAGGAAGAACAGAATCCGGACTTTGTGCATTATGAGGCCGAGCAGCTACCTCTGATTAAGGATACGGGCCTGGAAGGTCGCCTGATTGCCGGCTCGGCGTTGGGTTTGTGTAGTCCCGCCAGTGTGGCCTCGCCTTTGTTCTACATGGAGTTGCGCGTGCAGGCCGGCCAGTCTGTCCCTTTGCCAACCGGCCACGACGAGCGCGCCATTTATATCTGTGCGGGTGGGTTGGAAATAGGTAGTCAGCGTTATCCAGCTGGCCAGATGCTGGTCTTTGCCAAAGGTGACAGCCCCCGTATCCTTGCCGAGCAGAGCAGCCACTTGATGCTGCTGGGCGGCGAGCCTTTGGGACCACGCCATATCTGGTGGAACTTCGTGTCCTCGCGCAAAGACCGCATCGAGCAGGCCAAGGACGACTGGCTCAATGGCCGCATCCGCCTGCCGCCACTGGACGATGAGCAGTTCATCCCTTTGCCTGCGGTGTAG
- a CDS encoding alpha-ketoglutarate-dependent dioxygenase AlkB codes for MPTLSLFDPDPGNVLTLDTGLIALPGLALPYAAALARAVQELLHSAPWRHMQVPSGHRMSAAQSSCGNLGWISDEHGYRYSPTDPQSGLGWPAMPPVFKDLLTHIAQESGQGPLQPDTCLINYYDEHAHMSLHQDRNERDLQHPIVSVSLGREALFLWGGATRSAPVRTLRLRDGDVLIWWGPSRLNFHGIRRLEGPAHPLWGSGRVNLTFRKAG; via the coding sequence ATGCCCACGCTCTCACTCTTTGATCCCGATCCCGGCAACGTCCTGACTCTGGATACCGGCCTGATCGCCCTGCCGGGCCTGGCCCTGCCCTATGCCGCCGCTTTGGCGCGGGCGGTTCAAGAACTGCTGCACAGTGCCCCCTGGCGACATATGCAGGTTCCATCAGGACATCGCATGTCAGCCGCACAAAGTAGCTGTGGAAACTTGGGATGGATATCGGACGAGCACGGCTATCGCTACAGTCCCACCGACCCGCAAAGCGGTTTGGGCTGGCCCGCCATGCCTCCGGTCTTCAAGGACTTGCTGACGCACATTGCCCAGGAGTCAGGCCAGGGCCCTTTGCAGCCAGATACCTGCCTGATCAACTACTACGACGAGCACGCGCATATGTCCTTGCATCAGGACAGAAACGAGCGCGACTTGCAGCACCCGATTGTCTCGGTGTCCTTGGGGCGTGAGGCCTTGTTCTTATGGGGTGGCGCAACACGCAGCGCCCCGGTGCGTACCCTGCGGCTGCGTGACGGTGATGTGCTGATCTGGTGGGGGCCTTCCAGATTGAATTTTCATGGCATACGCAGGCTGGAAGGCCCGGCCCATCCCCTGTGGGGCTCAGGCCGGGTCAATCTGACTTTTCGCAAGGCGGGCTAA
- a CDS encoding MFS transporter translates to MSHSRFSWFAHPMLVLVGVLLIAGNLRAPITGIAPLLDLIQTDLSLSSTQAGLLTAMPLFIFAVISLLAAGMARVVGLSRSLFIASVLIAAGVVLRILGGVGELFAGIGLLAVGIALGNVLLPSLVKRHFPMRISLVTSLYVLFMGLVAAFNSALAVPMAEWTGQSWRWSSLIVVGIMALASVAVWATQLGADRRAAQDAPALSASGAPVWRLPLAWYITLYMGLNSLAYYMVASWLPVMLVSYGFEPDHAGQIHGLMQLASAVPALLLMPLLSRLHDQRVVALAGAVLQTLTFVGFLVLPSWSSLWAVLFGFGSGSVFLIALSLIGVRSTSTSQAASLSGMAQCMGYLLAAFGPPAMGGLHDMFNGWGWALGLCILVSFGMAYAGWLAARPAVPRTF, encoded by the coding sequence ATGTCCCATTCTCGCTTTTCCTGGTTTGCCCACCCCATGCTGGTATTAGTGGGGGTGTTGCTGATTGCGGGCAATCTGCGGGCTCCGATTACGGGTATAGCGCCCTTGCTGGACCTGATTCAGACAGATTTGTCTTTGTCGTCCACGCAGGCCGGCCTGCTCACTGCCATGCCTTTGTTCATCTTTGCCGTGATTTCATTGCTGGCAGCGGGCATGGCTCGGGTGGTGGGCCTGTCTCGTTCTTTGTTTATCGCTTCGGTGCTGATCGCCGCCGGTGTGGTGTTGCGCATTCTGGGTGGGGTAGGCGAGCTGTTTGCGGGTATTGGTCTGCTGGCGGTCGGCATTGCGTTGGGCAATGTGCTGTTGCCGTCGCTGGTCAAACGCCATTTCCCCATGCGCATCAGCCTTGTCACGTCTTTGTATGTCTTGTTCATGGGCTTGGTAGCGGCGTTCAATTCCGCTCTGGCGGTGCCCATGGCCGAGTGGACGGGCCAAAGCTGGCGTTGGTCGTCCCTGATTGTGGTGGGAATCATGGCCTTGGCCAGCGTGGCAGTGTGGGCAACGCAACTGGGTGCAGACCGACGTGCCGCACAAGATGCCCCCGCGCTGTCGGCGTCCGGCGCTCCGGTATGGCGCTTGCCGCTAGCCTGGTATATCACGCTGTATATGGGCTTGAATTCCTTGGCCTACTACATGGTGGCCAGCTGGTTGCCCGTGATGTTGGTGAGTTATGGTTTTGAACCCGATCATGCCGGCCAGATCCATGGTTTGATGCAACTGGCCTCCGCCGTGCCGGCTTTGCTCTTGATGCCGCTACTCAGTCGTTTGCATGATCAACGTGTGGTGGCTTTGGCAGGGGCCGTGCTTCAGACGCTGACCTTTGTGGGATTTCTTGTCCTGCCGTCCTGGTCATCGCTGTGGGCAGTCTTGTTTGGCTTTGGTAGCGGTAGTGTCTTCTTGATTGCCTTGTCCTTGATCGGGGTGCGTTCCACCTCTACCTCGCAGGCCGCCTCCTTGTCGGGCATGGCGCAGTGCATGGGCTATTTGCTGGCCGCCTTTGGACCTCCTGCCATGGGGGGCTTGCATGACATGTTTAACGGCTGGGGTTGGGCTTTGGGTTTGTGCATTCTGGTCAGCTTCGGTATGGCCTATGCGGGTTGGCTGGCTGCTCGTCCAGCAGTGCCCCGCACGTTCTGA
- a CDS encoding dienelactone hydrolase family protein, protein MSMLSLTSADQHRFEAYAAGDEQAERGLIVLQEIFGVNQHIRDTCERFAEQGYRVLSPALFDRQEKNVQLGYTAEDVQAGLALRNRIALDKTLLDIQACVDALGSRKVGIVGYCWGGSLSWLAACRLQGLQAASCWYGSQIAQNAQEQPKIPVQMHFGALDHSIPASAIQTIQDAQKDVAIYVYEPAGHGFGCDHRPDFHPASYQLAQERTLAFFADHLR, encoded by the coding sequence ATGAGCATGCTTAGCTTGACTAGCGCAGACCAGCACCGTTTCGAGGCCTATGCCGCCGGCGATGAACAGGCCGAACGCGGCTTGATCGTGCTGCAGGAGATTTTTGGTGTGAATCAACATATCCGTGACACCTGCGAGCGCTTTGCCGAGCAAGGCTACCGCGTACTGTCACCCGCCCTGTTCGACCGACAAGAGAAAAATGTACAACTGGGCTACACCGCCGAGGACGTGCAAGCGGGTCTGGCGCTGCGCAATCGCATTGCGCTCGACAAAACCCTGCTGGATATTCAGGCCTGCGTCGATGCCTTGGGCTCCCGCAAGGTGGGTATTGTGGGCTATTGCTGGGGAGGGTCCTTGAGCTGGCTGGCCGCCTGCCGCTTGCAGGGTCTGCAAGCCGCCAGTTGCTGGTATGGTTCACAGATTGCCCAGAACGCCCAGGAACAGCCCAAGATTCCGGTGCAAATGCACTTTGGCGCTCTGGATCATTCCATCCCTGCCAGCGCCATTCAGACCATTCAAGACGCGCAAAAGGACGTGGCCATTTACGTGTACGAGCCTGCCGGACATGGTTTTGGCTGCGATCATCGCCCCGATTTTCACCCAGCGTCCTACCAACTGGCTCAAGAGCGTACACTCGCTTTCTTTGCCGACCATCTCCGTTAA
- a CDS encoding GNAT family N-acetyltransferase → MKDSDSGLRFIDCDEEQHAAAILAILNDAIVNSTALYDYVPRPPDAMVSWFATKRANGFPVVGVMDDAGTLMGFATWGSFRAFPAYKYTMEHSVYVHPAHRGKGLGKILMQELIRRARLANVHTLVGCIDASNAGSIHLHKRLGFTHSGTFKEVGFKFGRWLDAAFYLLTLDTPTEPVDG, encoded by the coding sequence ATGAAAGACAGTGACAGCGGGCTGCGTTTTATAGACTGCGATGAAGAGCAGCATGCAGCCGCTATTTTGGCGATCCTGAACGACGCTATCGTGAACTCCACCGCGCTTTACGACTATGTGCCGCGCCCACCCGACGCCATGGTGAGCTGGTTTGCCACCAAACGCGCCAACGGCTTTCCCGTGGTGGGCGTCATGGACGATGCGGGCACGCTGATGGGCTTTGCTACCTGGGGCAGCTTCCGCGCCTTTCCCGCCTACAAATACACCATGGAACACAGCGTGTATGTACACCCGGCGCATCGCGGCAAAGGCCTGGGCAAAATTCTGATGCAAGAGCTGATCCGCCGTGCCCGTCTGGCCAATGTGCATACGCTGGTGGGCTGTATTGATGCCAGCAATGCGGGCAGTATCCACCTGCATAAGCGTCTGGGCTTTACCCATTCGGGCACGTTCAAGGAAGTGGGCTTCAAATTTGGGCGCTGGCTCGATGCCGCCTTTTACCTGCTGACGCTGGATACGCCGACCGAGCCGGTGGATGGCTGA
- a CDS encoding glutathione binding-like protein produces the protein MTIDLSAFPITRKWPAQHPERLQLYSLPTPNGVKVSIMLEEIGLPYEPHLVSFERNDQLSPEFISLSSNNKIPAILDPNGPGNKPLALFESGAILIYLAEKTGQLLSADPAQRYETLQWLMFQMGGVGPMFGQLGFFHKFAGKDYEDKRPRDRYVNESKRLLGVIDTHLDGKDWMVGNRYSIADIALFPWIANLIGFYGAGELVEYEQFKNVARVLQQFQARPAVQRGLNIPARD, from the coding sequence ATGACTATCGATCTCTCCGCCTTCCCCATCACCCGCAAATGGCCGGCACAGCACCCCGAGCGCCTGCAACTGTATTCCTTGCCCACCCCCAATGGCGTCAAGGTTTCCATCATGCTGGAAGAAATTGGCCTGCCTTACGAGCCACATCTGGTCAGCTTTGAGCGCAACGATCAGCTCAGCCCGGAATTCATTTCACTTAGCAGCAATAACAAGATTCCGGCGATTCTGGACCCCAATGGCCCTGGCAATAAACCGCTGGCCTTGTTCGAGTCCGGTGCCATCCTGATCTATCTGGCAGAAAAAACCGGCCAGTTGCTCTCTGCGGACCCGGCCCAACGCTATGAAACCCTGCAATGGTTGATGTTCCAGATGGGCGGCGTCGGCCCCATGTTTGGTCAGCTCGGCTTCTTTCACAAATTTGCCGGCAAGGACTATGAAGACAAGCGCCCCCGTGACCGCTATGTCAACGAGTCCAAGCGGCTGCTGGGCGTGATCGACACGCATCTGGACGGTAAGGACTGGATGGTGGGCAACCGCTACTCCATCGCCGATATTGCCCTGTTCCCCTGGATTGCCAACCTGATCGGTTTTTACGGCGCAGGCGAGTTGGTGGAGTACGAGCAATTCAAGAACGTGGCCCGTGTCCTGCAGCAATTCCAGGCCCGCCCGGCAGTGCAACGAGGCCTGAACATTCCTGCCCGTGATTGA
- a CDS encoding MFS transporter, which yields MSSSHPSLSAQHVLRAILALAVGGFSIGTGEFVIMGLLPDVARDLGINIPTAGHLISAYALGVVIGAPVLAVLGARWPWRRLLIALMAAYAVGNFLTAIAPSYGTVWVTRFLAGFPHGTYFGVAALVAARLVAPHRRAQAVAYVMLGLTVATLLGVPIATALGQWLSWQAAFIFVSVIAVLTMALILRFVPFVPANTLASPLRELGALKRKQVWLTLGIGAVGFGGMFSVFSYVKSTLMDLAGLSLSAIPMVLALFGLGMVLGNLLGARYADRHLDRSIQLVLIWASGVLLLFMLTAHHPVLGSLNILLIGTMVALGPALQIRLMDVAGDAQTLAAALNHSAFNLANALGAWLGGLTIAAGWGWTSTAWVGALLALGGLALHTLSLRIKD from the coding sequence TTGTCCTCCTCACATCCTTCCTTATCTGCACAACACGTTTTACGGGCCATCCTGGCTTTAGCCGTCGGTGGCTTTTCCATCGGGACTGGCGAATTCGTCATCATGGGGCTCTTGCCTGATGTGGCCCGGGATCTGGGCATCAACATCCCGACCGCCGGCCATTTAATCAGTGCTTATGCCCTGGGCGTGGTGATCGGCGCTCCGGTACTGGCCGTACTGGGCGCGCGCTGGCCTTGGCGCCGCCTGTTGATTGCCTTGATGGCCGCTTACGCAGTGGGCAACTTCCTGACGGCAATTGCCCCCTCTTATGGCACGGTATGGGTCACCCGCTTCCTGGCCGGCTTCCCCCATGGCACCTACTTTGGTGTCGCCGCCCTGGTCGCTGCCCGCCTGGTCGCCCCCCATCGCCGGGCCCAGGCTGTCGCCTACGTAATGTTGGGCCTGACGGTGGCCACCTTGCTGGGCGTACCCATCGCTACGGCGCTGGGTCAATGGCTGAGCTGGCAGGCAGCATTCATTTTCGTCAGCGTGATTGCCGTGCTGACCATGGCGCTGATCCTGCGTTTTGTCCCGTTTGTCCCTGCCAATACCCTGGCCAGTCCTTTACGGGAACTGGGTGCCTTAAAACGCAAGCAGGTCTGGTTGACACTGGGCATAGGGGCCGTTGGTTTTGGCGGTATGTTCTCGGTGTTCAGTTACGTCAAATCCACATTAATGGACTTGGCCGGCTTGTCTCTGAGTGCCATCCCCATGGTGCTGGCCCTGTTCGGTCTGGGCATGGTGCTGGGGAATCTGCTGGGTGCCCGCTATGCCGATCGCCATCTGGATCGTAGTATCCAACTGGTGTTGATCTGGGCCAGCGGCGTCCTGCTTTTATTTATGTTGACCGCCCATCACCCTGTTCTGGGCTCACTGAACATCCTGCTGATCGGCACGATGGTCGCCTTGGGGCCTGCCTTGCAAATTCGCCTGATGGATGTAGCCGGGGACGCCCAGACCTTGGCAGCGGCCCTGAACCACTCTGCTTTCAATCTCGCCAACGCACTGGGAGCCTGGTTGGGCGGTCTGACCATTGCAGCTGGCTGGGGCTGGACCTCCACCGCCTGGGTAGGCGCACTGCTGGCGCTAGGTGGTTTGGCCTTGCATACCCTTTCGCTGCGCATCAAGGACTGA
- a CDS encoding deaminated glutathione amidase: MKVALGQMAVSKDSQENLNTCLGLIEQALRSEAQLLVLPEGVLARNVADPELVLKSAQTLDGEFVSRLRTATRDTDLTVVFCIHTPASEGKVWNTLVVLRDGLVVAHYNKLHLYDAFSVQESRYVQPGTEIPALIEVAGFKVGLMTCYDLRFAELARRLCIEGAQVLLAPSAWLKGPLKEHHWRVLTTARALENTAYMVAVGECGERNIGQSLVVDPLGVIVAQAAETPTLLLVDLDRERLAYARRILPVLENRRFAPPELA; the protein is encoded by the coding sequence ATGAAAGTTGCATTGGGCCAGATGGCCGTATCCAAAGATTCCCAGGAGAACCTGAATACCTGTCTGGGGCTGATCGAACAGGCATTGCGCTCTGAGGCGCAGTTGCTGGTGTTGCCGGAAGGGGTTCTGGCGAGAAATGTGGCCGACCCGGAGCTGGTGCTGAAATCGGCCCAAACACTGGACGGTGAGTTTGTCAGCCGACTGCGGACCGCGACCCGTGATACTGACCTTACGGTGGTGTTTTGTATTCATACCCCTGCCAGTGAGGGCAAGGTCTGGAATACGCTGGTGGTCTTGCGTGATGGCCTGGTCGTGGCGCATTACAACAAGCTGCATTTGTATGATGCGTTTTCGGTGCAAGAGTCGCGCTATGTGCAGCCGGGTACCGAGATCCCCGCTTTGATCGAGGTGGCCGGTTTCAAGGTGGGTTTGATGACTTGTTATGATCTGCGCTTTGCCGAGCTGGCCCGACGCTTGTGCATCGAGGGGGCGCAGGTGTTGCTGGCACCTTCGGCGTGGCTCAAAGGGCCCTTGAAAGAGCATCACTGGCGAGTGCTGACGACAGCTCGTGCTTTGGAAAATACAGCCTATATGGTGGCTGTCGGTGAATGTGGTGAACGCAATATTGGTCAAAGTCTGGTGGTAGACCCATTGGGTGTGATCGTGGCGCAGGCGGCGGAGACGCCAACCTTGTTGCTGGTGGATCTTGATCGGGAGCGTCTGGCTTACGCCCGCCGTATTTTGCCTGTTCTGGAAAACCGTCGCTTTGCACCGCCTGAACTGGCTTGA
- a CDS encoding DUF3820 family protein, whose product MLESSDDLLALLNTTMPYGKYKGRLLADLPGHYLNWFAREGFPSGRLGQLLALMHELDHNGLKSLLDPLRPRSR is encoded by the coding sequence ATGCTTGAATCCAGCGACGACCTGCTTGCTCTGTTGAACACCACCATGCCTTACGGGAAATACAAAGGTCGCTTGCTGGCCGACCTGCCGGGGCATTACCTGAACTGGTTTGCCCGGGAAGGCTTTCCTTCCGGGCGGCTGGGGCAGCTACTGGCCCTGATGCACGAGCTGGACCACAACGGCCTGAAATCCTTGCTGGACCCCTTGCGCCCGCGCAGCCGCTAA